From Candidatus Sericytochromatia bacterium, one genomic window encodes:
- a CDS encoding TldD/PmbA family protein: MTDLMPGFTAQVADAVQAALSAARARGAYAIARGQARHDASVLVINGRTEHLGVSRGRGVGVQAFTASGHGGFAASDDPATGAEVAQRAVDLAHEAGARDLETNLEIFQVPPLVAHDPAEPWAPPDLPAVEAALTALNEAVRKRDARLSVRSSFSVTHDAWQVGRTDGTDVRYTLRRARLGHEITARGEHGAATTSAGVVGVDVALLGDAEALARLAQRARRAADLAIALLDAPRLASGSYKLVIDHALAKGLAHEAFGHAAETDSMQASILGEEGRFRRGERVAPSYVSILDGPLPADYAYQPYSSNGERRQTVTIVRAGVLDEALADTFSARRAGVPPTGAARVEHFAALPMPRMTNTRILVDDPISLPHDPDEVTPEQMRALLLAHGLMQQDERVLFLTGYRGGQVNTSLGDFVFQCTAIHDLSDLTLYQPAIFSGKVLSVLSAIRAGIGDPRLDAPGMCGKRGQSVPSSGGSHAFLLVDAHPEVRVGGAAA; this comes from the coding sequence GTGACGGATCTGATGCCTGGATTCACCGCTCAGGTTGCGGACGCCGTGCAGGCGGCATTGTCGGCGGCCCGCGCCCGCGGCGCTTATGCCATCGCGCGGGGGCAGGCGCGCCACGACGCCAGCGTGCTGGTGATCAATGGGCGGACCGAGCACCTGGGCGTGTCGCGCGGACGGGGCGTCGGGGTGCAGGCCTTCACCGCCAGCGGTCACGGCGGCTTTGCCGCCAGTGACGATCCGGCAACCGGGGCGGAGGTGGCGCAGCGCGCGGTGGATCTGGCTCATGAAGCAGGGGCGCGCGACCTGGAGACCAATCTGGAAATCTTCCAGGTGCCGCCGCTGGTGGCTCACGACCCTGCCGAGCCCTGGGCCCCCCCGGACTTGCCCGCCGTGGAGGCTGCGCTGACGGCCCTGAACGAGGCTGTGCGCAAGCGGGATGCGAGGCTGTCCGTGCGCAGTTCCTTCAGTGTGACGCACGACGCGTGGCAGGTGGGACGCACCGATGGCACCGATGTGCGCTACACGCTCCGACGGGCCCGGCTCGGGCACGAGATCACGGCGCGGGGAGAACACGGGGCCGCCACCACCAGCGCGGGCGTGGTGGGGGTGGATGTGGCCTTGCTCGGGGATGCCGAGGCGCTGGCGCGGCTGGCGCAACGGGCTCGGCGAGCGGCGGACCTGGCGATCGCCCTGCTGGACGCGCCACGACTCGCGTCTGGTTCCTACAAACTGGTGATCGACCACGCCCTGGCCAAGGGCCTCGCGCACGAGGCCTTTGGTCACGCCGCCGAGACCGATAGCATGCAGGCCTCGATCTTGGGGGAGGAGGGGCGTTTTCGCCGCGGCGAGCGCGTGGCGCCCTCCTACGTCTCGATTCTCGATGGCCCGTTGCCGGCCGACTATGCCTATCAGCCCTACAGTTCCAACGGCGAACGCCGTCAGACGGTCACGATCGTGCGAGCGGGCGTGCTGGATGAAGCCCTGGCCGATACCTTTTCCGCCCGGCGCGCCGGCGTGCCCCCCACGGGGGCGGCGCGCGTCGAACACTTTGCGGCGTTGCCGATGCCGCGCATGACCAACACGCGCATCCTGGTGGACGATCCGATTTCGTTGCCGCACGACCCGGATGAGGTCACCCCCGAGCAGATGCGCGCCTTGCTGCTGGCCCACGGTCTGATGCAACAGGACGAGCGGGTGCTCTTCCTCACCGGGTACCGCGGGGGGCAGGTCAACACGAGTCTGGGCGACTTCGTGTTTCAATGCACGGCGATCCACGACCTGTCGGATCTGACGCTGTATCAGCCGGCCATCTTCTCGGGCAAGGTGCTATCGGTGCTGTCGGCCATTCGGGCCGGGATCGGTGATCCGCGCCTGGATGCGCCGGGCATGTGTGGCAAGCGCGGTCAGTCCGTCCCATCGAGTGGCGGCTCCCACGCCTTTCTGCTGGTGGACGCCCACCCCGAGGTGCGAGTGGGAGGGGCCGCCGCATGA
- a CDS encoding electron transfer flavoprotein subunit beta/FixA family protein: MKIIVSLKVVPDFEQVRMAPGSTALDVSSVPRVPYTFDELALEAALRLKDADSSLEVVVVSLTSDAAKAREVVKKALAMGADKGILVEDAQLADADTLAQAQVLQAVTEKLGEVGVVTFGIPGIQGEAFNTGAEVAGLLGWPLVSYASEYKLSGTTAEVIRHVEKGKQTVEVATPAVVSVGKFPWDPRLPTFKGIMSAKNKPLDTWSLGDLGLSGGLTPSVKTSALTAPPARGAGRRVEGDAMETAKEAVTALKGKQFI, translated from the coding sequence ATGAAGATCATCGTGTCCCTCAAGGTCGTGCCCGACTTCGAACAAGTGCGCATGGCCCCTGGTTCGACCGCCCTGGACGTGAGCAGCGTGCCGCGCGTCCCTTACACATTCGACGAACTCGCCCTGGAAGCGGCGCTGCGTCTCAAAGATGCGGACAGCAGCCTGGAGGTCGTCGTGGTGTCGCTGACCAGCGACGCGGCGAAGGCACGCGAGGTCGTCAAGAAGGCGTTGGCGATGGGGGCGGACAAGGGCATTCTGGTGGAAGACGCCCAGCTGGCGGACGCCGACACGTTGGCCCAAGCGCAGGTGCTCCAAGCCGTGACCGAAAAGCTCGGCGAGGTCGGAGTGGTGACCTTTGGCATCCCAGGTATTCAAGGCGAAGCCTTCAACACCGGCGCAGAAGTGGCGGGTTTGCTGGGCTGGCCGCTGGTCTCGTATGCCAGTGAGTACAAGCTGAGCGGCACGACGGCCGAAGTGATCCGGCACGTGGAGAAAGGCAAGCAGACGGTCGAGGTCGCGACTCCCGCGGTCGTCAGTGTCGGCAAGTTCCCGTGGGACCCACGCCTACCAACCTTCAAAGGCATCATGAGCGCCAAAAACAAGCCACTCGACACCTGGTCACTGGGCGACCTCGGTCTGTCTGGTGGACTGACCCCCAGTGTAAAAACCTCCGCCCTGACGGCGCCCCCAGCCCGCGGGGCCGGCCGGCGCGTCGAAGGCGACGCGATGGAGACGGCCAAAGAGGCGGTCACGGCCCTCAAGGGCAAGCAGTTCATTTAG
- a CDS encoding electron transfer flavoprotein subunit alpha/FixB family protein has translation MSNQGIWVVAEQQGDALESTTRELLGKARELGNQSGQAVHVLLIGSACQGAAQGLGDMGADQVWVADHGDLATYRAEAFGAVAAHLLAQHQPAVALFSATSAGRDMAAYAAARLKTGVAPDANGILAEGGQFKVTRPIFGGNVLATLATSGGTALITVLPKAFEPAAGGAGKAGTINAVALEPNLLAARTKVKAFVEELQSGKINLTDAEIVVAGGRGVGGADKFGIIEELARALGAAVGASRAVTDAGWRPANEQIGQTGVTVKPKLYIAAGISGAVQHWVGMKEAGYIVAINTDAEAPIMKQADLAIVGDLFKVIPEMVKEISAAKGVAA, from the coding sequence ATGAGCAACCAAGGCATCTGGGTCGTCGCCGAGCAGCAAGGCGATGCGCTCGAAAGCACCACCCGTGAACTGCTCGGGAAGGCCCGTGAGTTGGGCAATCAATCCGGTCAAGCCGTCCACGTTCTGTTGATCGGCAGCGCCTGCCAGGGCGCCGCGCAGGGTCTGGGCGACATGGGCGCTGACCAGGTGTGGGTGGCGGACCACGGAGACCTCGCGACCTACCGCGCCGAAGCCTTCGGGGCGGTGGCTGCCCACCTGCTGGCGCAGCATCAACCGGCCGTGGCCTTGTTCTCTGCCACCAGCGCCGGGCGCGACATGGCCGCCTACGCGGCGGCACGCTTGAAGACCGGTGTCGCTCCGGACGCCAACGGCATCCTGGCGGAGGGCGGGCAGTTCAAGGTGACTCGCCCCATCTTCGGCGGCAACGTGCTGGCCACGTTGGCCACCAGCGGTGGCACCGCCCTGATCACCGTCTTGCCCAAGGCGTTCGAACCGGCAGCCGGCGGGGCCGGCAAGGCGGGCACGATCAATGCCGTGGCGCTCGAGCCGAATCTGCTGGCGGCGCGTACCAAGGTCAAGGCCTTCGTGGAGGAACTGCAGTCGGGCAAGATCAACCTGACCGATGCGGAAATTGTGGTGGCCGGCGGGCGGGGCGTCGGGGGGGCCGACAAGTTTGGCATCATCGAAGAACTGGCCCGCGCGCTCGGCGCGGCGGTGGGAGCCTCTCGAGCCGTGACGGATGCCGGCTGGCGGCCCGCCAATGAACAGATCGGGCAGACCGGTGTCACGGTCAAACCCAAACTCTACATCGCGGCCGGGATTTCAGGTGCAGTGCAACACTGGGTCGGCATGAAGGAAGCAGGCTACATCGTGGCCATCAATACCGACGCAGAGGCCCCGATCATGAAACAGGCCGACCTGGCGATTGTGGGCGACCTGTTCAAGGTCATTCCCGAGATGGTCAAAGAAATCAGCGCGGCCAAGGGTGTCGCGGCCTGA
- a CDS encoding metallopeptidase TldD-related protein has product MTYAERLVARLTARAANPIRPELALTGWRLLLDTSTRVEIGLKDNQTGGPYDAPNRVTGTRGDVYLRWADGRISVGVVDRATLEALDDDLAAWRAASYEDPWAPEVLGPQVPPEVVLFDSDAAAWVDGDPAPLFEVLDRFRQELPAYGAERVSGAVGASVASRVLVSSEGLFFQGNSTSVGLWADIDSRAADGLSLRRPPRTTELDDCIRRTGELARALSRDAELRAGRQTVVFWPSATEAMLGKYLFGNLDGQRVLNRGAAFTLSQFEAQEAVFHPDFQVGVDPTRALAPGAYAVTAEGVPARPWTFVSGGKLLTPVLDLKHARKAGSPPTCFPRGASSYVLPEPESDLETLIAGIDRGLLVVQMLGLHTQDTASGRFSLTVAQGLVIEGGVLRGRAKAIIAGNMLAAWQEPVRWARVPGKDAPAMVIEADVTPG; this is encoded by the coding sequence ATGACCTACGCGGAACGCCTGGTTGCCAGGCTGACGGCGCGGGCGGCGAACCCGATTCGCCCGGAACTGGCCCTGACGGGCTGGCGCTTGCTACTCGACACCTCCACGCGGGTGGAAATCGGCCTGAAGGACAACCAGACCGGCGGCCCCTACGACGCGCCGAACCGGGTCACAGGCACCCGTGGCGACGTGTATTTGCGCTGGGCGGACGGGCGGATCAGTGTGGGGGTGGTCGACCGTGCCACGCTGGAAGCCCTCGATGATGATCTGGCGGCCTGGCGGGCCGCTTCCTACGAAGACCCCTGGGCGCCCGAAGTGCTGGGGCCCCAGGTGCCGCCTGAAGTGGTCCTGTTCGATTCGGATGCGGCTGCCTGGGTCGACGGGGATCCCGCTCCGCTGTTCGAGGTGCTTGACCGGTTTCGCCAGGAACTGCCGGCCTATGGCGCGGAAAGGGTCTCAGGGGCGGTCGGGGCGTCAGTCGCCTCCCGCGTGCTGGTCAGCTCCGAGGGGCTGTTCTTTCAGGGGAACTCCACCTCGGTGGGGCTGTGGGCCGATATCGATTCCCGCGCCGCCGATGGCCTGTCGTTGCGGCGTCCTCCGCGTACAACCGAACTGGATGACTGTATCCGGCGCACGGGGGAACTGGCGCGGGCACTTTCGCGCGACGCTGAACTTCGCGCTGGGCGACAGACCGTCGTGTTCTGGCCCTCGGCCACGGAGGCGATGCTGGGCAAGTACCTGTTCGGCAATCTGGATGGTCAGCGCGTGCTCAACCGGGGGGCGGCGTTCACCCTGAGCCAGTTCGAAGCGCAGGAGGCGGTGTTTCATCCCGACTTCCAGGTCGGCGTCGACCCCACCCGCGCCTTGGCTCCCGGAGCCTACGCCGTGACGGCCGAAGGCGTGCCCGCCAGACCTTGGACTTTCGTGTCGGGAGGGAAGTTGCTCACGCCAGTGTTGGACCTGAAGCACGCTCGAAAAGCGGGTTCTCCGCCCACTTGCTTTCCGCGAGGGGCCTCCAGCTACGTGCTGCCGGAACCAGAGAGCGACCTTGAAACGCTGATTGCGGGAATCGATCGGGGTCTGCTGGTGGTCCAGATGCTCGGCTTGCATACCCAGGACACCGCCTCTGGTCGATTTTCGCTGACGGTGGCGCAGGGGCTGGTGATTGAGGGGGGCGTGTTACGGGGACGGGCCAAGGCGATCATCGCGGGCAATATGCTGGCGGCCTGGCAAGAACCGGTGCGCTGGGCCCGGGTGCCCGGCAAGGACGCGCCGGCGATGGTGATCGAAGCCGACGTCACGCCTGGGTAG
- a CDS encoding S-layer homology domain-containing protein, with protein sequence MRRQTVLAGILALLLASPAAAQEEADFGAFGDIPVDHWAFLTVETLVKKYAVMAGFPDGSFRGDQRVSRYELAAALDKVMAAMQAGRPVASGLAVAAVPPPAPARPDVEAVKAVVESLALTELLPRLKQWEDKLQQANTVGPTAVRMSGSIGSVWMDNTQDDQAPFARSNLGLNLASTAQGWEMAASMNGALPATTVGNMPGPAGGGKPPNTDWRFGGANVTTTLADTRIRVGMFSPASIFYPSSDNPAAWGGIVGNGFIGPDVNTVRWGPRAAAVAATREFGPLRLATAVTPTVVLGGLAARVTNWLTLKAAADVDQPDWWGVTPNRTTATNYTVVADANFGAVVVSFEGVLARNLLRGSTVMSWALWNNIRLNVGAVYSESEKAVTELTPGLSLAVPSMGPGWMPAVLVGIKEPQVLWASDPKLNPGPGSLLGEQAGLSVVTNWNLGPQGWPNITFEYNLQQPVLFYEIYDATFALSVSRPF encoded by the coding sequence TTGCGACGCCAAACTGTGCTTGCCGGCATCCTCGCCTTGCTGCTCGCCTCTCCCGCCGCTGCGCAGGAAGAAGCCGATTTCGGCGCATTTGGCGATATTCCGGTCGACCATTGGGCCTTTCTGACGGTCGAAACCCTGGTGAAAAAATATGCGGTGATGGCGGGTTTTCCCGATGGCTCGTTTCGAGGAGACCAGCGGGTGTCGCGCTATGAACTGGCCGCCGCCCTGGACAAGGTGATGGCCGCCATGCAGGCAGGCAGGCCGGTCGCATCGGGTTTGGCGGTGGCCGCCGTTCCCCCCCCGGCACCGGCGCGGCCCGATGTCGAGGCGGTCAAGGCCGTGGTCGAGAGCCTCGCCTTGACGGAGCTGCTGCCCCGGCTCAAGCAGTGGGAAGACAAGCTTCAGCAGGCCAACACGGTCGGGCCCACGGCCGTGCGGATGAGCGGTTCGATCGGCTCCGTCTGGATGGACAACACGCAGGACGACCAGGCTCCCTTCGCCCGGAGCAACCTGGGCCTCAATCTGGCCTCTACGGCCCAGGGATGGGAGATGGCCGCCTCGATGAATGGCGCCCTGCCGGCCACGACCGTGGGCAACATGCCGGGCCCGGCAGGGGGTGGCAAGCCTCCCAACACGGATTGGCGTTTCGGTGGGGCGAACGTCACCACCACCCTGGCTGACACGCGAATTCGGGTGGGCATGTTTTCGCCCGCCTCCATTTTTTATCCGTCCTCGGACAATCCCGCCGCCTGGGGTGGCATCGTCGGCAACGGCTTCATCGGGCCGGATGTCAATACCGTGCGCTGGGGCCCGCGTGCGGCGGCGGTGGCTGCGACCCGGGAGTTCGGACCACTGCGACTGGCGACCGCCGTGACGCCGACGGTGGTGCTCGGCGGCCTGGCAGCCCGGGTCACCAACTGGCTGACGCTCAAGGCGGCGGCTGATGTGGATCAACCCGACTGGTGGGGGGTCACGCCGAACCGCACGACCGCCACCAATTACACCGTCGTGGCCGATGCCAATTTCGGCGCCGTGGTGGTCTCCTTCGAGGGTGTCCTGGCCCGCAACCTCCTGCGAGGCTCGACCGTGATGTCCTGGGCGCTCTGGAACAACATTCGCCTGAACGTGGGGGCGGTCTATTCCGAGTCGGAAAAGGCCGTCACGGAACTGACGCCTGGCTTGTCTCTGGCGGTGCCTTCCATGGGGCCTGGTTGGATGCCGGCCGTGCTGGTGGGGATCAAGGAGCCCCAGGTCTTGTGGGCTTCTGACCCCAAACTCAACCCGGGGCCTGGTTCGTTGCTCGGCGAACAGGCCGGCCTCTCAGTCGTCACCAACTGGAACCTGGGCCCCCAAGGCTGGCCCAACATCACCTTCGAGTACAACCTGCAGCAACCGGTGTTGTTTTACGAGATCTACGACGCCACCTTCGCCCTCAGCGTGAGTCGCCCGTTTTGA
- a CDS encoding AAA family ATPase, with translation MLDFFGLSESPFIDAVDVRMLYMSSQHRASLAKLLYAITERQPLAVLVGPFGTGKSLILSQLNHVLRADGRYEIVHIQNPASYPTESALMQKVALELGLPLRRGKGKQMSDLLGHLIHLAAEDRHVVLIIDESQNLGKNASRNHLELLREFSNLDAGRKLITSVLVGQPELLTRLALNPALENRVAIRATLTALDPGESRRLIAHRARVAGREDALLTDAACDLVHVLANGLPRRINQICWNALPIAYGRGENVIGVEAVQEAALAGLMLEPLLNSEALEVSRA, from the coding sequence GTGCTGGATTTTTTCGGACTGAGTGAGTCTCCCTTCATCGACGCGGTCGATGTCCGGATGCTCTACATGTCGTCGCAGCACCGGGCCAGCCTGGCCAAATTGCTGTATGCCATCACGGAGCGCCAGCCACTGGCGGTACTGGTCGGGCCATTCGGGACGGGCAAGAGTCTGATCCTGTCGCAGCTCAACCATGTGTTGCGGGCGGACGGCCGCTACGAGATCGTGCATATCCAGAACCCCGCCTCGTATCCGACTGAAAGCGCCTTGATGCAGAAGGTGGCCCTGGAACTCGGGTTACCGCTGCGGCGGGGCAAGGGCAAGCAGATGAGCGACCTGTTGGGGCACCTGATTCACCTGGCCGCCGAAGACCGTCATGTCGTCCTGATCATCGATGAGAGCCAGAACCTCGGGAAAAATGCGAGTCGCAACCATCTCGAACTGCTCCGCGAGTTCTCCAACCTGGACGCGGGACGCAAGCTGATCACCAGTGTCCTGGTGGGGCAGCCGGAATTGCTCACCCGCCTGGCCCTCAACCCTGCCCTGGAAAATCGGGTGGCCATCCGCGCGACGCTCACGGCCCTCGACCCAGGTGAGAGTCGCCGTCTGATTGCCCATCGGGCGCGGGTCGCTGGTCGGGAAGACGCGCTGCTGACGGATGCCGCGTGCGACCTGGTGCACGTGCTCGCGAATGGCTTGCCGCGTCGAATCAACCAGATTTGCTGGAATGCGTTGCCCATCGCCTACGGGCGCGGGGAGAACGTGATCGGGGTCGAAGCGGTTCAGGAGGCAGCGCTCGCAGGCCTGATGCTCGAGCCACTGCTGAACTCGGAGGCCTTGGAGGTGAGCCGTGCCTGA
- a CDS encoding ParB/RepB/Spo0J family partition protein: MPEGTWDQLLNVTQARLGPQAGGDRRKLALDKLAPNPDQPRKFFDAAALDDLAASLKVHGVLQPLLVRPHPRENGRWQIVAGERRWLAATQAGLTEVPVVVRELDDRLAREIGLVENVLREDITPMEEARALRALLDETGWSYAQLGDRLGKNKAWVDHRVRLLKMPSPLQEALERQIATPEGKLQRPFTPRHAGAVVQVPEEQQAELVAAVFAEGLSVAELDRRVKAMLPVVLNAAPETVLPDGDALPPLQAAQPARGRPARLAGKSGGRSGRVAIGSLQTHALLEQARRADGTVEVAALLVALAADQAALLARQE; encoded by the coding sequence GTGCCTGAGGGAACCTGGGACCAGTTGTTGAACGTCACGCAGGCCCGTTTGGGCCCTCAGGCGGGCGGCGATCGCCGCAAGCTGGCCCTCGACAAGCTCGCGCCGAATCCTGACCAGCCGCGCAAGTTTTTCGACGCAGCGGCGCTCGATGACCTGGCGGCGAGCCTGAAGGTTCACGGGGTGTTACAGCCGCTGCTGGTGCGTCCTCATCCGCGGGAAAACGGTCGCTGGCAGATCGTGGCAGGCGAGCGCCGCTGGCTCGCCGCCACCCAGGCAGGCCTGACGGAGGTCCCGGTGGTGGTGCGGGAGTTGGATGACCGTCTGGCACGCGAGATCGGTCTGGTTGAAAATGTGCTGCGGGAAGACATCACCCCGATGGAGGAGGCCCGCGCCCTGCGGGCCCTGCTCGACGAGACGGGGTGGTCTTACGCTCAGCTGGGTGACCGCCTGGGCAAGAACAAGGCCTGGGTCGACCACCGGGTGCGTTTGTTGAAGATGCCGTCGCCACTTCAAGAGGCGCTCGAACGCCAGATCGCCACTCCCGAGGGCAAGCTTCAGCGCCCCTTCACCCCTCGTCACGCCGGGGCGGTTGTTCAGGTGCCAGAGGAGCAGCAGGCGGAGCTGGTGGCGGCCGTCTTTGCCGAGGGATTGTCGGTGGCCGAACTGGACCGCCGGGTCAAGGCGATGCTGCCTGTGGTCCTGAACGCTGCGCCGGAGACCGTCTTGCCGGACGGAGATGCCCTGCCCCCACTGCAAGCTGCTCAGCCCGCGCGGGGCAGGCCTGCCAGACTGGCCGGCAAGTCCGGTGGCCGGTCCGGCCGTGTGGCCATTGGGTCACTGCAGACGCATGCGCTGCTGGAACAAGCGCGTCGGGCGGATGGCACGGTGGAAGTGGCGGCCCTGCTGGTGGCATTGGCGGCTGATCAGGCGGCGCTGCTGGCGCGCCAAGAATAA
- a CDS encoding metal-dependent hydrolase yields MTLGRETTFTWLGHATFAVTTPGGQSLLLDPWVQSNPACPEALKDLPRVDAMLLTHGHFDHVADAVSLAKAHACPTVGIFELCHWLGRQGVSSTLDMNKGGTVEVAGVHVTMVHADHSCGIQEADGSIVYGGEAVGYVVRLENGFTFYFAGDTNVFGDMALIGELYRPDLAILPIGGHYVMGPREAAKAVELLGVKQVIPMHFGTFPVLAGTPEDLQARVASLGCQVLAMRPGETLR; encoded by the coding sequence TTGACCCTGGGACGTGAGACGACCTTCACCTGGCTGGGCCACGCCACCTTTGCTGTCACCACCCCGGGAGGGCAGTCGCTCCTGCTTGACCCCTGGGTGCAGAGCAATCCGGCCTGCCCGGAGGCGCTCAAAGACCTTCCCCGAGTGGATGCCATGCTGCTCACCCACGGGCACTTCGACCACGTCGCCGACGCGGTATCGCTCGCAAAGGCCCATGCCTGCCCCACCGTGGGCATTTTCGAGTTGTGCCATTGGCTGGGGCGCCAGGGGGTTTCCAGCACCCTCGACATGAACAAGGGCGGCACGGTCGAAGTGGCCGGCGTCCACGTGACCATGGTCCACGCCGACCACTCTTGCGGGATTCAGGAAGCCGATGGCTCGATCGTCTACGGCGGGGAGGCGGTCGGTTATGTGGTGCGGCTGGAGAACGGCTTCACCTTTTATTTCGCTGGAGACACCAACGTGTTCGGTGACATGGCCTTGATCGGGGAGCTGTATCGACCGGACCTCGCGATTTTGCCAATCGGGGGACACTATGTGATGGGGCCGCGCGAGGCGGCCAAGGCGGTCGAGTTGCTGGGGGTGAAGCAGGTGATTCCGATGCACTTCGGGACCTTCCCGGTGCTGGCCGGCACGCCTGAAGACCTTCAAGCGAGGGTGGCCTCGCTGGGCTGTCAGGTCCTGGCGATGAGGCCGGGAGAGACCCTGCGCTGA
- the ugpC gene encoding sn-glycerol-3-phosphate ABC transporter ATP-binding protein UgpC, translated as MARVKFDHVIKRYGDNLVIKGLDLEIADREFLVLVGPSGCGKSTALRMIAGLEEISEGNLYIGDRVVNDVPPKNRDIAMVFQNYALYPHMSVRENMGFALKLRNTPKSEIDRVVDDVAARLEIQHLLERKPKQLSGGQRQRVALGRAIVRNPQVFLMDEPLSNLDAKLRVSMRAEIKKLHRDLQTTFVYVTHDQTEALTMGDRIAIFNAGHMQQVGTPAEVYQRPANLFVATFIGSPQMNLVRGVAATVDGRVHLRGENFAFTLPEGRNVREGDVVVGFRPEHLVPIAAELPGYRAEVDVVEPMGSEGFVYLRGTGAPVVARLEDSELPQVGDVLSLGVDPTKLHLFDPVSEARLL; from the coding sequence ATGGCCCGCGTGAAGTTCGATCACGTGATCAAACGCTACGGCGATAACCTCGTGATCAAGGGGCTCGACCTCGAGATTGCCGACCGGGAGTTTCTGGTGCTGGTCGGGCCATCCGGCTGCGGAAAATCCACCGCTTTGCGCATGATTGCCGGCTTGGAAGAGATCAGCGAGGGCAACCTGTACATCGGCGATCGCGTGGTCAACGACGTGCCGCCCAAGAACCGCGACATTGCCATGGTTTTCCAGAATTACGCCCTGTACCCGCACATGTCCGTGCGCGAGAACATGGGGTTTGCGCTCAAGCTGCGAAACACGCCCAAGTCCGAGATTGACCGGGTGGTGGATGATGTGGCGGCGCGCCTCGAAATCCAGCACCTCCTTGAACGCAAGCCGAAGCAACTGTCCGGCGGGCAACGTCAACGCGTGGCGCTCGGACGTGCCATCGTGCGCAACCCACAGGTCTTCCTGATGGATGAGCCACTCTCGAATTTGGATGCGAAACTGCGCGTGAGCATGCGGGCGGAGATCAAGAAACTCCATCGGGACCTTCAGACCACCTTCGTTTACGTCACGCATGACCAGACCGAGGCGCTCACGATGGGCGACCGCATCGCGATTTTCAACGCGGGGCACATGCAGCAGGTCGGCACCCCCGCGGAGGTCTATCAAAGGCCCGCCAATCTGTTTGTCGCGACTTTCATTGGCTCGCCGCAAATGAACCTGGTGCGGGGGGTGGCAGCCACCGTTGATGGCCGGGTGCACCTGCGCGGTGAAAACTTCGCCTTCACCTTGCCCGAAGGACGGAACGTGCGAGAGGGAGACGTCGTGGTGGGATTTCGGCCCGAGCATCTGGTGCCGATAGCCGCCGAACTGCCTGGATATCGCGCCGAGGTCGATGTGGTCGAGCCGATGGGCTCGGAGGGCTTCGTCTATCTTCGCGGCACCGGCGCGCCGGTGGTGGCGCGACTGGAAGACAGTGAACTCCCCCAGGTGGGCGATGTGCTGAGTCTGGGCGTCGACCCGACCAAGTTGCATCTGTTCGACCCGGTCAGTGAGGCCCGTTTGCTGTGA